The Calditrichota bacterium genome has a window encoding:
- a CDS encoding glycosyltransferase codes for MIDILWAILFWTCAVLMLHTFLLYPRTLGLFPKKYSHAPAMPDGEWPKVAVMIPAYNEEKVIGEKVRNCLEQDYPADRLQILVGSDGSQDRTDEIVESIKDPRVKLVRLGGRNGKPLVLNQLVENSGDAAVVVISDANIVWDKQALKMACRHFADHNVGVVSAGRYALTDKSDELASEEQFYTSHENALKVRETQIGGMSGGLGMLLAIRRDLYQPFVPGSANDDTTPMIWATLRGCRNVWEMESKAYERSGQSFREEFRRRIRIGAGNFQTLFRYAAVLSPRYGVAAYTFFSHKVIRWVFPFLMILAMIANLALWRTPLYELTLIGQFVLYSAALFGGIAVMLGMRIPPVTSLFHFVAMNVALFLGFFRYLKQGNRRFVWEPTARE; via the coding sequence TTGATCGATATTCTTTGGGCAATTCTCTTCTGGACATGTGCTGTGTTGATGCTGCACACGTTTCTGTTGTATCCGCGCACGCTTGGGTTGTTTCCTAAGAAGTATTCGCACGCTCCGGCAATGCCGGACGGCGAATGGCCCAAAGTGGCCGTGATGATTCCCGCCTACAACGAAGAGAAAGTCATCGGCGAAAAAGTTCGCAACTGTCTCGAGCAGGATTATCCGGCGGACAGATTACAGATATTGGTTGGGTCGGACGGTTCGCAAGACCGCACGGACGAAATTGTCGAGTCGATCAAGGACCCGCGCGTCAAGTTGGTTCGCTTGGGCGGACGCAACGGCAAACCGCTCGTGCTGAATCAGTTGGTCGAAAATTCCGGCGACGCCGCCGTCGTCGTAATCAGCGATGCCAACATCGTCTGGGACAAACAAGCTCTCAAGATGGCTTGCCGCCATTTTGCGGATCACAATGTGGGCGTCGTTTCCGCCGGAAGATATGCGCTGACCGACAAATCCGACGAGCTCGCTTCCGAAGAACAGTTCTATACGTCGCACGAGAACGCACTCAAAGTCCGCGAGACTCAAATCGGCGGCATGTCCGGCGGACTGGGAATGCTCTTGGCGATCAGGCGCGATCTTTATCAACCGTTTGTTCCCGGATCGGCGAATGACGACACGACTCCCATGATATGGGCCACTCTGCGCGGCTGCCGCAACGTGTGGGAAATGGAGTCGAAAGCCTACGAACGATCAGGACAGTCTTTCCGTGAAGAGTTTCGCCGCCGCATTCGCATCGGTGCTGGGAATTTTCAAACACTGTTTCGGTATGCGGCCGTTCTAAGTCCGCGTTACGGCGTGGCGGCATATACGTTTTTTTCGCACAAGGTTATTCGCTGGGTCTTTCCGTTCTTGATGATTTTGGCCATGATCGCGAATCTCGCGCTGTGGCGGACCCCGCTCTATGAGCTGACGCTGATCGGACAATTCGTGCTCTATTCCGCGGCACTCTTCGGAGGAATTGCGGTGATGTTGGGCATGCGAATTCCACCTGTCACGTCGCTGTTTCATTTCGTAGCCATGAATGTCGCGCTGTTTTTGGGTTTCTTCCGCTATCTCAAGCAAGGCAACCGCCGCTTTGTATGGGAACCCACGGCCCGCGAATAA
- a CDS encoding carboxypeptidase regulatory-like domain-containing protein: MIHRNMYLKGLLAVAALIVSVTSVFAVTEADVVRLKDKVANGQALTEDEQHMAIKAEGLFGSQILQPQETPSAMTRDPRNPLDEYQFATVDYEWIDITGVGTDAGIANDDHNVGPFDLGFAFPLFDQTFTSVRMCSNGWASFTSTVATYTNAAIPATAEPNNALYPFWDDLYPPSGGTFYYYSDTANDRFIMSWIDVPHIGSTTETYTFQIVLYENGNVQYNYQTIAVGGTYGNTTCTVGLENAGGTEALQVCFNGAGTLPVSESSILISQPDGVPTAPTGLTLANTAGGVVLNWVNPTMDTNGNPVTPDHVEVWRGNTSPTELLATLGGAATTYTDIAPTDALRSYYVRSCSPQFCGASALAVVPVAVAPANVSGTPGANNVVISWDDPTLDNQGGTAIVTSVEVWVGPAGTGTLAGTVNGGVETFNVTGLMSGNYTFNVRALSHVFTGAATSVTVVVGNPSYFSDFETDNGDLISDIGWEWGAPTNGPGAAHSGTNCWGTLLTANYENSACYNLDIDQQLTVGSDAATLEFWMWRDCESFFDGMNVKVSTDGGATWEVVTDVTPAYDEDAFYTGNACVPSEVGWTGHGQNTWQYYVVNLGAYVGTTPVIRLSFGSDASVQYPGFYVDDLTLWGFGEPEFAPVSGTVTLDGGAGAMTAVNLQMNGIGSPTTNPAADGTYTFPNVLVGNRRVVATLAGYHDAMNDFTLTDAGATGIDMTLVRLDPPVPQNLEGSVESATGNVELTWTASTDPLVDVYPVYRRLQGEDDWVLQGSPTASPFTQTLSTAGIYEYAISARDNDVSTPVESDLTGQITLLYGSLPPTGLSANGNFDDRIVLSWFAPGTPPEFEISYDSVDVDPTCVEDGLGFNGEFPFGWFVAHYEANGPATITRVKTRHWPSSAPGCQVQMGVFEDDGTGLPTFTPLGVTDWTITDPLAWQDVELTDPVNVGSSFFIGIRQVTAQRVDIGMDFCAAEQTSTFFATTANTGPWDDIADFGFTQVLCIRAFAIGDFTAGEMELSPTPTRITRTDVSTNGSESILPVSANFFNTTVDEKATASAKGVQAKSEQSKESKRHANTQFVRRAPNPENSRPSMHRTVTNNDESRRDGRSLDDVTNYRVYRGNTQIAQVAFNVLTYTDLNRVENTPYQYHVTAIYDDGSESAATPTITAMCNMEPAAPTGLVANPLGSNQMALAWVAPSTNADGTNLVDLAGFRIYRDGTQVGTTAAGVTTYADTPPENDFFYTWTVSAIDEVPNVSEQSEGVIAAVQSPWEVVDNDWVDISAVGTPAGISSDDQIAGPFDLGFSFEYYGQTYTQISMCSNGWAAFIPGTFGEYFNVELPDEFEPHAALYPFWDDLYPPAGGEYYVYQDVANNRFIMSWINAPHIGVNTEVYTFQIILEASGGIYFNYDSMTEEGTYGNQSCTVGVEDETSTNAIQICYNGTGAFLPTTNSAIAFWAGPSGSVSGLIREDQTNFPIEGAEVTADEAPGEIAFTDVQGNYELGLEPGTYTVRVHKQGYCDHVWEDVVVEDGVSTTRSWNMEQPNATFSSSSLNMYTLIGEESAISFEITNPGGQCEVVYSITTNQTWLTANPASSVVMPNETAVITITGATETFEPGDYTAEVTVTHNDNGSPYVIPVTITMATAVDDVNQIPTEFALNASYPNPFNATTALSFDVPNESLVQIVLYNVTGQEVARPVNQVMAAGSHRVLFTADNLPTGMYLVRMSAGSFNAVQKIVLLK, translated from the coding sequence ATGATTCACCGCAATATGTATTTGAAAGGGCTATTGGCGGTTGCCGCGTTGATAGTCTCAGTCACGAGCGTGTTTGCCGTGACGGAAGCGGACGTTGTCCGCTTGAAAGACAAGGTTGCAAATGGCCAGGCGCTGACGGAAGACGAACAGCACATGGCGATCAAAGCAGAAGGATTGTTCGGCAGTCAAATTTTGCAGCCGCAGGAAACCCCCTCGGCTATGACAAGAGATCCGCGAAATCCTCTGGACGAATACCAGTTTGCAACAGTTGACTATGAATGGATCGACATCACGGGCGTCGGAACGGACGCAGGCATCGCGAACGACGATCACAACGTTGGACCGTTTGATCTGGGTTTCGCATTCCCGCTCTTCGATCAGACGTTTACTTCGGTCCGTATGTGCTCGAACGGCTGGGCATCTTTCACTTCGACCGTAGCCACCTACACGAATGCGGCGATTCCCGCGACGGCGGAGCCGAACAATGCTCTGTATCCGTTTTGGGATGACCTCTATCCCCCTTCGGGCGGGACGTTTTACTACTACTCAGACACGGCGAACGATCGCTTTATCATGAGCTGGATTGATGTTCCGCACATTGGATCAACGACAGAAACGTACACATTCCAAATCGTGCTGTATGAAAACGGCAACGTTCAATACAACTACCAGACGATAGCGGTTGGCGGCACGTACGGCAATACGACTTGCACGGTTGGTCTCGAGAATGCGGGTGGTACTGAAGCGTTGCAAGTTTGCTTCAACGGTGCGGGTACGCTTCCGGTTAGCGAATCTTCGATTTTGATTTCTCAGCCTGACGGTGTGCCTACCGCACCGACTGGCCTGACTCTGGCAAATACCGCTGGCGGCGTAGTCCTGAACTGGGTGAATCCGACCATGGACACAAACGGCAACCCCGTTACACCGGACCACGTCGAAGTTTGGCGCGGCAATACGTCTCCGACTGAATTGTTGGCCACGCTTGGCGGAGCCGCCACGACCTATACGGATATTGCTCCCACGGATGCTCTGCGCAGCTACTATGTGCGTTCGTGCAGCCCGCAATTCTGCGGCGCTTCTGCCTTGGCCGTTGTTCCGGTTGCTGTCGCTCCGGCTAACGTGTCTGGTACTCCCGGCGCAAACAATGTCGTGATTAGCTGGGATGATCCTACTCTGGATAATCAAGGCGGAACGGCGATTGTTACCTCCGTCGAAGTTTGGGTTGGTCCTGCTGGAACCGGTACGCTGGCTGGAACGGTTAATGGCGGCGTTGAAACCTTCAATGTGACGGGCCTGATGAGCGGCAACTACACATTCAATGTGCGCGCGTTGTCGCATGTGTTCACAGGTGCTGCGACCAGCGTTACGGTGGTCGTGGGCAACCCGTCCTATTTCTCGGATTTTGAAACGGACAACGGTGATCTCATTTCCGACATTGGTTGGGAGTGGGGAGCGCCGACCAACGGACCGGGTGCGGCTCACAGCGGTACAAACTGCTGGGGAACCCTCCTGACTGCAAACTACGAAAACAGCGCTTGCTACAATCTCGATATTGATCAGCAATTGACAGTTGGCTCGGACGCTGCAACGCTTGAGTTCTGGATGTGGCGCGATTGCGAGTCATTCTTTGACGGCATGAATGTCAAGGTTAGCACGGACGGCGGCGCGACGTGGGAAGTTGTAACAGACGTTACTCCGGCCTATGACGAAGACGCGTTCTATACCGGCAATGCTTGTGTACCGAGCGAAGTCGGCTGGACCGGACATGGTCAGAACACGTGGCAATACTACGTTGTCAACCTCGGTGCCTACGTAGGTACGACGCCGGTTATTCGTTTGAGCTTCGGTTCAGACGCATCGGTTCAATATCCCGGTTTCTATGTGGACGACTTGACCCTGTGGGGCTTTGGCGAACCCGAGTTTGCTCCGGTGTCCGGAACCGTGACGCTGGATGGCGGCGCGGGTGCAATGACGGCCGTAAATCTTCAGATGAACGGTATCGGCAGTCCCACGACCAATCCGGCAGCGGATGGAACCTATACGTTCCCGAACGTCCTCGTCGGCAATCGCCGTGTCGTGGCCACGCTTGCGGGCTATCACGATGCGATGAATGACTTCACGCTTACGGATGCAGGCGCGACGGGCATCGACATGACGTTGGTCCGCCTCGATCCTCCTGTTCCGCAGAACCTCGAAGGCAGCGTCGAAAGCGCCACGGGTAACGTCGAGTTGACGTGGACGGCTTCGACCGATCCGCTGGTGGACGTCTATCCTGTTTATCGCAGACTGCAAGGCGAAGACGACTGGGTGCTGCAAGGTTCGCCGACAGCATCTCCGTTTACGCAGACATTGTCGACGGCAGGAATTTACGAATACGCAATCTCCGCTCGGGACAACGACGTTTCCACTCCGGTGGAATCGGATTTGACAGGTCAAATCACTCTCTTGTACGGCAGTTTGCCGCCGACGGGTCTTTCCGCCAATGGCAACTTTGATGACCGCATCGTCCTCAGTTGGTTTGCCCCCGGCACGCCGCCTGAATTTGAAATCAGCTACGACAGCGTAGACGTTGATCCGACTTGCGTCGAAGACGGACTCGGTTTCAACGGTGAATTCCCGTTTGGTTGGTTTGTTGCTCACTACGAGGCCAATGGCCCCGCTACGATCACGCGTGTTAAGACTCGCCATTGGCCGAGTTCTGCGCCCGGCTGCCAAGTGCAGATGGGTGTGTTTGAAGACGACGGCACTGGCTTGCCGACCTTCACGCCGCTGGGCGTCACGGATTGGACGATTACCGATCCGCTGGCTTGGCAGGACGTTGAACTGACCGACCCCGTAAATGTTGGCAGTTCGTTCTTCATTGGTATTCGTCAGGTTACCGCTCAGCGTGTCGACATCGGTATGGACTTCTGTGCCGCAGAGCAGACGAGTACGTTCTTCGCGACGACCGCTAACACCGGTCCTTGGGATGACATCGCTGACTTTGGCTTCACGCAAGTGCTTTGTATTCGTGCATTCGCCATTGGTGACTTCACCGCCGGTGAAATGGAACTGAGCCCGACTCCGACGAGAATCACACGTACGGATGTTTCAACGAACGGCAGCGAGAGCATCCTGCCGGTTTCCGCGAACTTCTTCAATACTACAGTTGACGAAAAGGCAACCGCTTCGGCTAAGGGCGTGCAAGCCAAAAGCGAGCAATCCAAGGAATCCAAGCGTCATGCGAACACCCAGTTCGTGCGTCGTGCTCCGAATCCCGAGAACAGCAGACCTTCGATGCACAGGACGGTCACGAACAATGACGAGTCGCGCAGAGACGGCCGTTCGCTGGACGACGTGACCAACTACCGTGTCTATCGCGGCAACACGCAGATTGCTCAAGTTGCATTCAACGTATTGACCTATACTGATCTGAATCGCGTCGAGAATACACCGTACCAATACCACGTGACGGCAATTTATGATGACGGTTCCGAATCCGCAGCGACGCCGACGATTACTGCCATGTGCAACATGGAACCCGCAGCACCAACCGGACTGGTAGCCAACCCGTTGGGCAGCAACCAAATGGCCTTGGCTTGGGTGGCTCCGTCGACCAATGCCGACGGCACGAATCTCGTCGATCTCGCGGGCTTCCGCATCTATCGTGACGGCACGCAGGTCGGCACGACCGCCGCAGGCGTCACCACGTATGCGGACACTCCGCCGGAAAACGACTTCTTCTATACGTGGACAGTGTCCGCGATCGACGAAGTTCCCAACGTTTCCGAGCAGTCGGAAGGCGTGATTGCCGCCGTGCAGTCGCCGTGGGAAGTCGTGGACAATGACTGGGTGGATATTTCGGCCGTTGGTACTCCCGCAGGTATTTCGAGCGACGACCAGATTGCCGGTCCGTTTGATCTCGGATTCTCGTTCGAATACTACGGACAGACCTACACTCAGATTTCGATGTGCTCGAATGGTTGGGCCGCATTTATTCCCGGAACGTTCGGTGAATATTTCAACGTCGAACTCCCTGACGAGTTTGAGCCGCACGCGGCGCTGTATCCGTTCTGGGACGACCTCTATCCGCCGGCGGGTGGCGAGTATTATGTCTATCAAGATGTTGCCAATAACCGCTTCATCATGAGCTGGATCAATGCTCCGCACATCGGCGTCAACACGGAAGTATACACATTCCAGATCATTCTCGAAGCCAGCGGCGGTATCTACTTCAATTACGACAGCATGACTGAAGAAGGCACGTACGGCAACCAGTCTTGCACCGTGGGTGTTGAAGACGAAACCAGCACCAACGCCATTCAGATTTGCTACAATGGCACGGGCGCTTTCCTTCCGACCACCAATTCGGCCATCGCCTTCTGGGCAGGCCCGTCGGGTTCGGTGTCCGGTTTGATTCGTGAAGATCAGACGAACTTCCCGATCGAAGGCGCGGAAGTAACCGCGGACGAAGCTCCGGGCGAAATCGCCTTTACGGATGTGCAAGGCAACTACGAGCTTGGTCTTGAGCCGGGTACCTATACGGTGCGCGTGCACAAGCAGGGCTACTGCGACCACGTCTGGGAAGATGTAGTTGTGGAAGACGGTGTTTCCACCACGCGCAGCTGGAACATGGAGCAGCCGAATGCGACCTTTAGCTCAAGCTCGCTGAACATGTACACGTTGATCGGCGAAGAATCGGCGATCTCGTTTGAAATCACGAATCCCGGCGGTCAGTGTGAAGTGGTCTATTCCATCACCACGAATCAAACGTGGCTGACGGCGAACCCGGCCAGCAGCGTGGTGATGCCGAACGAAACGGCGGTCATCACGATCACCGGCGCCACTGAGACGTTTGAACCGGGTGACTACACGGCGGAAGTGACCGTTACTCACAACGACAACGGCAGTCCTTACGTGATTCCGGTGACGATCACGATGGCCACGGCGGTCGACGACGTCAATCAGATTCCGACTGAGTTCGCACTGAACGCGAGCTATCCGAATCCGTTCAACGCGACGACGGCCTTGAGCTTCGACGTGCCGAACGAATCGCTCGTGCAGATCGTGCTTTACAACGTGACCGGTCAGGAAGTCGCCCGTCCGGTGAATCAGGTCATGGCGGCGGGAAGCCACCGCGTCCTGTTCACGGCTGACAATCTGCCGACGGGTATGTACCTCGTCAGAATGTCCGCGGGCAGCTTCAATGCCGTTCAGAAGATTGTTCTGCTGAAGTAA
- the mutY gene encoding A/G-specific adenine glycosylase — translation MPKSAATLRSLIDWFEANKRDMPWRKTRDPYKIWISEILLQQTQVATVEPYYNHFVKTFPTVQTLAKAPLDRVLKAWEGCGYYARARNLHKAAKQIVAMGGKLPRTAKELRDLSGIGPYTSAAIASIAFGEAVPVLDGNVERVIARVTGEEGIISEREVHSRLRSHAEQWMQIAVNAELSPGDLNESLMELGATVCKPREALCAQCPLKRVCVAKKTLQDVTVLPRKPLKPRTPHYDIGAAIVRKNGRILITKRPEHGMLGGLWEFPGGKQESGESLKECVQREMREELAMEVEVGEQIASVKHAYTHFKITLHCFECKHVGGELQLIHAADAKWVKPAELANYAFPKADRVVLQMLMKS, via the coding sequence TTGCCTAAGTCTGCAGCGACTCTCCGCAGTCTGATTGATTGGTTCGAAGCGAACAAACGCGATATGCCGTGGCGGAAAACGCGTGATCCCTACAAAATTTGGATCAGCGAAATTCTGCTGCAGCAAACTCAAGTCGCGACGGTCGAACCCTATTACAATCACTTTGTCAAGACGTTTCCCACGGTGCAGACGCTTGCGAAAGCTCCGCTGGACAGAGTTCTGAAAGCGTGGGAAGGCTGCGGTTATTATGCCCGCGCGCGCAATTTGCACAAAGCCGCGAAACAGATCGTGGCGATGGGCGGAAAGCTGCCGCGAACGGCCAAAGAGCTTAGGGATCTGTCCGGAATCGGGCCATATACCTCGGCGGCAATTGCCTCGATTGCATTCGGTGAAGCGGTGCCTGTGCTGGACGGCAATGTCGAGCGGGTGATTGCCCGTGTGACGGGTGAAGAAGGAATCATTTCCGAGCGCGAGGTACATTCACGGCTGCGCAGTCACGCTGAGCAGTGGATGCAAATCGCCGTTAATGCCGAGCTTTCTCCGGGTGATTTGAATGAATCGCTGATGGAACTTGGGGCTACGGTATGCAAGCCGCGCGAAGCCTTGTGCGCTCAATGTCCGCTCAAACGTGTGTGTGTGGCGAAGAAGACGCTGCAAGACGTCACTGTCCTGCCGCGCAAGCCCCTAAAACCGCGCACTCCGCACTATGACATCGGCGCGGCGATTGTCCGCAAGAACGGAAGGATTCTCATTACGAAGCGGCCCGAGCATGGAATGCTGGGCGGACTGTGGGAGTTTCCCGGGGGAAAACAGGAGAGCGGAGAGAGTTTGAAAGAGTGTGTGCAGCGCGAGATGCGCGAAGAGCTTGCGATGGAGGTCGAAGTTGGAGAACAAATCGCGAGCGTGAAACATGCTTACACGCACTTCAAGATTACGCTGCACTGTTTTGAATGCAAGCACGTCGGCGGAGAGTTGCAGCTTATTCACGCCGCCGACGCGAAGTGGGTGAAGCCCGCCGAGCTTGCGAACTACGCGTTTCCGAAGGCGGACCGTGTGGTGTTGCAGATGTTGATGAAGTCGTAA
- a CDS encoding vanadium-dependent haloperoxidase, whose translation MDSRKTRVLRWIVFGMMITAFSLIVGCDKDDDNDNPTPAPPQASEYGSETPQEWMGLLLDRVQAESLNPPFASRIIGYTGVTMYESCLGGMPNNISLTGQLTDLGGLPAAQANTEYDWPAVVNSAASAVLLNLFAAKPNSVDAINAKRDELHAQYAATVDAEVLTRSENYGASVATAVIAWIAGDNYSVASTNCTNYEPTGLAGHWEPTPPAFAPALLPCWGEMRHFLMDDISTECEPGPPPAFSLEEGTQFRAEVDECYNACVNGTDDMVAIANFWADNPGATATPPGHWVSILKQVSAANSYDLAKVVEALARLGISQADAFTVCWESKYEYDLIRPVTCVRMMGNADWLPPVSTPPFPEYTSGHSVQSGAASYVLQDFLGVVAFTDHTHDDMGLPARSFVDFSTAADEAGISRLYGGIHFRAAIDNGLAQGRCVGEKVAALQFRANS comes from the coding sequence ATGGACAGTCGCAAGACACGAGTGTTACGCTGGATTGTATTCGGCATGATGATCACGGCCTTTTCATTAATTGTAGGCTGTGATAAAGACGATGACAACGACAATCCGACACCTGCGCCGCCGCAAGCCTCCGAATACGGATCGGAAACGCCGCAAGAATGGATGGGACTTTTGCTTGACCGTGTTCAAGCAGAGTCGTTGAACCCGCCGTTTGCTTCACGTATTATCGGATACACCGGCGTGACGATGTATGAATCGTGTTTGGGCGGCATGCCCAACAACATTTCGCTGACGGGACAATTGACGGACCTCGGCGGACTTCCGGCGGCACAAGCGAACACGGAGTACGATTGGCCCGCTGTGGTCAATTCGGCTGCGTCTGCGGTGCTCCTGAATTTGTTTGCCGCAAAGCCGAATTCCGTCGATGCGATCAACGCCAAGCGCGACGAGCTTCATGCGCAATATGCGGCAACCGTGGATGCCGAAGTGCTAACGCGCTCGGAAAATTACGGTGCTTCCGTTGCCACGGCGGTCATCGCGTGGATTGCAGGTGACAATTACTCGGTGGCCTCGACCAATTGCACGAACTATGAGCCGACCGGATTGGCTGGACATTGGGAACCGACTCCACCGGCTTTTGCTCCCGCTTTACTGCCGTGCTGGGGCGAAATGCGCCACTTCTTGATGGACGATATTTCCACGGAATGCGAACCCGGTCCGCCGCCTGCTTTTAGCCTTGAAGAAGGTACGCAGTTCCGCGCAGAAGTTGACGAATGCTATAATGCATGTGTGAACGGTACGGACGATATGGTCGCCATTGCAAATTTCTGGGCGGACAATCCAGGCGCGACGGCGACTCCTCCGGGACATTGGGTGTCGATTCTGAAGCAGGTTTCCGCGGCGAATAGCTATGACCTCGCCAAGGTCGTTGAAGCGCTTGCCCGCTTGGGAATTTCTCAGGCTGATGCCTTCACCGTGTGCTGGGAATCGAAGTACGAATACGATCTGATCCGCCCGGTGACCTGCGTGCGTATGATGGGTAACGCGGACTGGCTGCCGCCGGTTTCAACTCCGCCGTTCCCCGAGTACACCTCGGGTCACTCTGTTCAGAGCGGTGCGGCTTCGTACGTCTTGCAGGATTTCCTTGGCGTGGTGGCCTTTACGGATCACACGCATGACGACATGGGTCTGCCCGCTCGCAGCTTTGTGGATTTCAGCACCGCTGCAGATGAAGCCGGAATCTCCCGTCTCTACGGTGGAATTCACTTCCGCGCGGCGATTGACAACGGTCTTGCGCAAGGCCGCTGTGTTGGCGAAAAGGTGGCGGCACTGCAATTCCGCGCCAATTCGTAA
- a CDS encoding dCMP deaminase family protein, with product MKKKVDRISWDEYFYNIVNLVSMRSACLRRAVGALIVRNHQILASGYNGPPAGHPHPEELGGCERDIEGIKSGERLELCICLHAEQNALLQCARNGVSVEGAEIYVTVFPCPICARMIANSGIKKVKVFGSYPGEDRSRKMLEAVGIQTELLDVSGFRSPLSGPEGWETETETK from the coding sequence ATGAAAAAGAAAGTTGACCGCATCTCGTGGGACGAATATTTTTATAATATTGTCAACCTCGTGTCGATGCGTTCCGCCTGTTTGCGGCGCGCGGTAGGCGCGCTGATTGTTCGCAATCATCAAATTCTCGCGTCGGGCTATAACGGTCCGCCCGCAGGTCATCCGCACCCCGAAGAACTCGGCGGCTGCGAACGCGACATTGAAGGGATCAAGTCGGGAGAACGGCTCGAATTGTGCATCTGTCTTCACGCCGAACAAAATGCGCTCTTGCAATGCGCGCGCAACGGGGTTTCGGTAGAAGGCGCGGAAATCTATGTCACGGTTTTTCCGTGTCCGATTTGTGCGCGCATGATTGCCAATTCGGGTATTAAGAAGGTAAAAGTCTTCGGCAGCTATCCTGGGGAGGATAGGAGCCGCAAGATGTTGGAAGCCGTCGGAATACAGACGGAACTTTTGGACGTGAGCGGATTTCGCAGTCCACTCTCCGGTCCCGAAGGTTGGGAGACAGAAACCGAAACAAAATAG
- a CDS encoding GyrI-like domain-containing protein, which yields MKTLSFAIVTLSLLFGTLSFAEDNGNMDMMTGSVKITKAPAIETEPAQIVAAAYVEAADVAPEGGFGDKDYSKAFQAMGMEGGHRISDFLKEYNVETTGPMFAVWYDDPSETKPQDMTSKWCVPLKAETDPVPGIAIENMPETMAVTCTYMGAYDASMNAWQAVMKYAEDNNLEWTSSPMEVYHKSMMEVENPDDLITEIVWPCKKKEMTDDSEEKGE from the coding sequence ATGAAAACCCTGAGTTTCGCAATCGTTACGTTGTCCCTTTTGTTCGGGACGCTCAGTTTCGCCGAAGACAACGGCAACATGGACATGATGACCGGCAGCGTGAAGATCACCAAAGCTCCGGCGATTGAAACCGAGCCAGCGCAGATTGTCGCGGCGGCCTATGTCGAAGCGGCGGACGTCGCACCGGAAGGCGGCTTTGGCGACAAAGACTATTCAAAGGCGTTTCAAGCTATGGGCATGGAGGGTGGACACCGCATTTCAGATTTTCTGAAAGAATACAACGTCGAAACAACGGGCCCGATGTTCGCCGTGTGGTATGACGACCCGTCGGAAACTAAACCGCAGGACATGACTTCGAAATGGTGTGTGCCCCTGAAAGCCGAAACCGATCCGGTGCCGGGAATCGCCATTGAAAATATGCCGGAAACCATGGCCGTGACTTGCACGTATATGGGTGCATACGACGCTTCGATGAACGCGTGGCAGGCCGTTATGAAGTACGCCGAGGACAACAACCTCGAATGGACGAGCTCGCCGATGGAAGTCTATCACAAGAGTATGATGGAAGTCGAAAACCCCGATGACCTGATTACCGAAATCGTGTGGCCGTGCAAGAAAAAAGAGATGACGGACGACAGCGAAGAGAAGGGCGAGTAA